Below is a genomic region from Rubrivirga sp. SAORIC476.
CTTGTGATCGCGCGTCTCGAACTGGTCCCGCGCCTTCTTGTCGACGTGGGGCCCCTTCAGGACGGTGTAGATCTTCTTGCGCGTCGGCAGCGGGATGGGCCCGCTCACGACCGCGCCCGTCGACTTGACGGTGCGGATGATCTTCTCGGCGCTCTTGTCGACCAGCGTGTGGTCGAAGGACTTGAGCTTGATCCGGATCTTCTGGTTCGCCATGGTGGCAGGTTGGGACGCGCGAGCGGCAGGGGACGTAGAAGGTCCCACCTGCCACTCACTGCGTGTGTGCGTTAGTCGAGGATCTTGGAGACG
It encodes:
- the rpsJ gene encoding 30S ribosomal protein S10; this translates as MANQKIRIKLKSFDHTLVDKSAEKIIRTVKSTGAVVSGPIPLPTRKKIYTVLKGPHVDKKARDQFETRDHKRLIDILSTSSKTVDALMKLELPSGVHVEIKV